In the Archocentrus centrarchus isolate MPI-CPG fArcCen1 chromosome 19, fArcCen1, whole genome shotgun sequence genome, CCCCCAGAGCACGGAGCAGCTCACCCATACTCTTCACTTTGAAGGCTCGGGGGTCCTCAAAGGCCAGAGTGTCTGAAAGAAGTTCAGGCTGCTTCACCGCTACTGTCTTGGAGGCCGCAGAACTCAAGAGCCTCAACGGCAAGaggtgagggagagaggggcGTAAATAGGAGCGCAGCATACTCCCAGGAGAAGTGTAGAACGTGTGTTTGTATGTTACTAATTCAGCTTGCAGGTAAAGCTTTCTCCCCTTTAGTTTCTTCTCAAAGCAGCTGcgatgaaaataaaacataggGCATCAAGAGGATTGTCAGAATCTAAGTGATCGGCTCTGGAAGAGTTGTTGActgttaaaacaagaaaaagatgtTTCTTTACAGTTAACCAGCCTCACCGCAAGGATTATCAGTCGCAATTATGTTGAATCAGAAGCAGCATGGAGTAGGTATTACAGTAATAGAATTTTATAAACAAATACCTTACCTTCCACCCTAACACTGGCACCCAGAAGAGCTAAACGGTGAAAAGCTAAAGCTTTGACGTCAAAGCGTGGGCTCGTAGAATTTATCATATTTGGCTCACTCGCTGGTTAATGAGTGACAACTTGGAAATTTGAGTAAATACCTGCTTGACCCTTAGAATCAGAGTTCTTCTTGTGGTTTGAAGGTTTGAAATCAACCAAATGGACCTGAAGACCTCAACTAAATATGTGCAAAATTGTTTATCATGTTGAatcaagcctttaaaaaaaaaaaaaaaaaagtttctctaaaagttttaaataaatttagcTGGAGAGGACATTTCTAGTCAGTAACTGTGTGTGCATTCAATAGTCTCATTAATGTTCAGTGTGTTGTATAATTTGTGATCCATGTGATGTGTTTAAGAACAACTTTGCAGAAAAGCTCAGTTATAGCTAGAAAAGGGTTGAGCTTAAACATCTGTTCCTCAAAAGCCAAGAAAAGCAGCCGGGAGAGGAAATGATTAACTGCTGCCTGTTGCTGTCCTTGTCAAGTATCTCTGACTTAAACTATAAGTCCTGTTAATCCCCTCAAATCTTTGCTCTACCAGGCATAAGTAGTAGTACTAATAGCTGTccacaaaaaataacaaatgataacaaaaaaatcacaataaatgAATTACTTGCTTTCCTTATTGTAAAGAAGTAATTCTGAAAACTTAACCTgtaataaacaataaatcatCAATCATAAACCATCATTTAACGAAGGAGATTTGAAGCATTCATTGAGTGAGGTCTGAGGTAGACCCTCTTAGACATTCAGTCCTGGCCCACGGCTGCATGTTTGACATATCCCATATAGAAAGTCAGATGtttcctatttttcttcctggTAATTTTGaggtacagtcatgtgaaagagAAAGCTTTCACtcgactctgtgcagtcctgtaaCTTATCATCAGCAAGTCTGAGGACATCTATaaaatcagaaggttggtaatttactggtctggagcattcaggcgAGTGTTAACAGAATACAGTGATGTGATTGTTGGTGCTcatcagtctgggaagggtTTAAAGGCCATCTCCCCAGGAGTGGACATTGCAGcgaattcaccccaaggtcagactgtacaACGCTCAGAGAAACTCCAAAAAAATCCCAAGAGCTGTGTCTTGCCTCAGTTAGCacgttaaatgttaaagttcatgaaagTACAAtcagaaaagactgaacaaggaTGGCTTGCTTGAAAAagtttctctctaaaaagaacatggcagcacactTTAGGTTGGCAAAGTTGGATCTGAATAAACTGTAAGACTTTTGGAACaaagtcctttggacagacaagacctaGTGGAGCAAAATGCACAAAACCAAACAGCATATCAACAATTGTCTGTGAGAGTACCCCCATACAGTCTACGGCTGGAGCTTGCTAATCAGTAGTGGTAattggtggatttttttttaacatcatatTTCCAGTTTCCAGTCTTTACCCTGGCAGTAACTCCCCACACTCTTAGCTGGATGTCTGGTGAGTCCCTGGAGCTAGATACAAATATAGCAAAAATATGTAAGTTGAAAAGGACTGAATCACaaagattgaaaaaaaattgtatttttcacACTGGAatgaatataaaaagaaaatcttcaaCAAGTATATACAAACAAGAACCAATTTCATGTGTCAGCTGAATTGCTGGGAAGacatggacacacaaacacagtgcacaACACTGGTACAATTTCTACACATTACTAATTCCCCTAAAAGCGCTATCAAACCAAGAAATTTTGTCCATATGAGGCTACCATATTTCAAAACACTGTTCTTGTGCTCATATCCAGGTAGGACCCCTGTGAGAGCGAGTGGCCATGTTGTTGTCTGTACAGGTGCCTGAATGGGACTGAGAGGGAGGGGTGAGGGTCCTGACACAGCCGAAGAGGGTAGGATTTAAAGGCAGGGTAGAGGGCTGAGGGAGGGGTGGAGGAGTGAATTGATGGATCCAGCTGAGGGAGAAGAGATGGGTGGTGCCGTACCATCTCTGGATGATAAGGTGGAGCAGGATTGAATGGAGGAATGGCACTGATTTCAACAGCAGGATATGTGGAAGAGGACGTAGAGGGATTGGGTGCTGCTGGTGGCAGTGGGGCAGCAGGGGTGACAGACTGCTGGAAAGAAGAGGCGACAGCCAAGCAAGAGGAGGGCTGAAAAGGAGGATGAGGAAGGGTGGATGGTGGGTAAGtgaaagaggagggagggaaggcagcagcagcaaaggagGGAGCTTGGGCTTGGTGGCTCAGGTTTGGGAGGTGCAGGGCAGGGTGGCCAGGGCTGGGAGACATATTGGAAAATGGCAGATGTTGCCTTTGtggaggagcaggtggaggagcaAAATATGTGGAAGAACCATGCATGGGTAGGGAGCAAGACAGAGCTGGTGGTGGGTTTTGACTGGGGAGAGGCTGAACAGTACTCAGAGCAGGACTGGGATTTGTTGGCACAATATTTGGATACAGAAATGCTCCTGAACTTTGATCACCGGTTGAATTACTTTCAGTGGTGATAAGTTCAGCCTGTAGCTGCTGGCTGGGTTGGGTGAGCAGAGAATGAACAGATACTTGGCCCTGTAGACCTGACTGGCATGTGGAAGGTGAGGCATGAAAAGAGGCATCAGCAGAAGCATGGGGGCTGATGGTCTCTGGGACAGTGTGGTAGTTGTttgaggtggtggaggaggaagaggatgaaagGAGTGACTGTggggaggaggagctggaaggAGGTGGAGTGGGGAAGGTAAAGGAGGTCTGCTGCAGTGAGGGAGTGTTGGAAGCGGTAGACAGCGTTGAGGAGGATGAGAGAAGAGAGGGATAATTGATAGGAGAGATTAAGGGCTGATGATCGGATGTATCTGAGGAGTCGGTAGTCGgaagggaggagaaggaggaggatgactgaggaagaggagctgaGGGGAAAGAGGAGGAGTTGGCTTGAGCTGCAGGGAAGCTGGAGTTGTAGGATGGTTCAGGCATTATGTCTGATCTACGAaggagaaagggaaaaaaagggctTTAATTAATTCAGTGTTCTGATTTCTggggaaaaaatgcaaaaataatcacATATCTCTAGACAACTGATGCAGAAATTTTAGCTTAATGTAAAGGCTGGAATCTTTGCACCTGTTCAGAGGTAGAGTCTTGACATTGCTACAAAAACCTACCAAAAACTATGCCTACAAAAAACCATGCACACACAAGGACATTCCTTTATTTCCTACCTTTCAGTCATACTATTTgccttctcacttcctgttgggtCTCGTATGCCATTGGCCAATGTGATGTTGATGTCAGACATCTGGGATGCCATAAACTCCTGGCTGAGGTCCAGCGACTGCTCTGGAACCAGAGTGTCCTGATAAG is a window encoding:
- the tbx6 gene encoding T-box transcription factor TBX6 translates to MLSMEMFPGLALGPQRIGDCFYREREAPVHIPLFPPASEVAAKALPRRLLAPPPSVPVSNESASATQKDEVKMELENSSLWKQFSSVGTEMIITKKGRRMFPGLKLKLSGLNPSLRYILLLDIVPLDNSRYRFQGGGWQAVGAAEARLPDRVFIHPDSPATGAHWQSRTISFHYAKLTNNTLDTQGHIILHSLHRYQPRVHVIEARDVLRWGGGQHSFVFPETQFITVTAYQNSKITELKINSNPFAKGFREDGMNSKRQRDARQKRKIAVLTETLDIVNCDPCDSTELLPQPPASGADLQALALASLPALPDPSCGFRPEETSYQDTLVPEQSLDLSQEFMASQMSDINITLANGIRDPTGSEKANSMTERSDIMPEPSYNSSFPAAQANSSSFPSAPLPQSSSSFSSLPTTDSSDTSDHQPLISPINYPSLLSSSSTLSTASNTPSLQQTSFTFPTPPPSSSSSPQSLLSSSSSSTTSNNYHTVPETISPHASADASFHASPSTCQSGLQGQVSVHSLLTQPSQQLQAELITTESNSTGDQSSGAFLYPNIVPTNPSPALSTVQPLPSQNPPPALSCSLPMHGSSTYFAPPPAPPQRQHLPFSNMSPSPGHPALHLPNLSHQAQAPSFAAAAFPPSSFTYPPSTLPHPPFQPSSCLAVASSFQQSVTPAAPLPPAAPNPSTSSSTYPAVEISAIPPFNPAPPYHPEMVRHHPSLLPQLDPSIHSSTPPSALYPAFKSYPLRLCQDPHPSLSVPFRHLYRQQHGHSLSQGSYLDMSTRTVF